The following coding sequences are from one Ornithorhynchus anatinus isolate Pmale09 chromosome 11, mOrnAna1.pri.v4, whole genome shotgun sequence window:
- the PPP2R1B gene encoding serine/threonine-protein phosphatase 2A 65 kDa regulatory subunit A beta isoform isoform X1, producing MAMASVAAGEGDDSLYPIALLIDELRTEDVQLRLNSIKKLSTIALALGAERTRTELLPFLTDTIYDEDEVLLALAEQLGNFTLLVGGPDYAHCLLPPLESLATVEETVVRDKAVESLRQISEEHTPGALEAHFVPLLKRLAGGDWFTSRASACGLFGACYPRASSPVRAEIRQHFRSLCADDTPMVRRAAASKLGEFAKVLESENIKSEIVPLFTSLASDEQDSVRLLAVEAGVNIARLLGREDLEALVMPTLRQAAEDKSWRVRYMVADKFSELQKAVGPEITQSDLIPAFQNLLKDCEAEVRAVAAHKVKELCENLPPDGRETIVMNHILPYVKELVSDTNEHVKSALASVIMGLSTIIGKENTIEHLLPLFLAQLKDECPEVRLNIISNLDCVNEVIGIGQLSQSLLPAIVELAEDAKWRVRLAIIEYMPLLAGQLGVELFEEKLNALCMAWLVDHVFAIREAATSNLMRLVEKFGADWAQRVIVPKVLVMADDTNYLHRMTTLFCVNALSEACGREITTKQMLPIVLKMAGDQVANVRFNVAKSLQKIGPILDSGALQGEVKPVLHKLGQDEDMDVKYFAQEAISVLALA from the exons ATGGCGATGGCGAGCGTCGCGGCCGGCGAGGGAGACGATTCTCTTTACCCCATCGCCCTTCTCATCGACGAGCTCCGCACCGAGGACGTGCAG CTGCGTCTCAACAGCATTAAGAAGTTGTCCACCATTGCGTTAGCCCTCGGAGCGGAACGGACTCGAACCGAACTGCTCCCATTCCTCACTG ATACGATATATGATGAAGACGAGGTGCTCTTGGCCCTTGCTGAGCAGCTGGGAAACTTCACCTTGCTGGTGGGAGGCCCCGACTACGCCCACTGCCTTCTG cctcccCTGGAAAGCCTGGCGACGGTGGAGGAGACGGTGGTCCGCGACAAGGCGGTAGAGTCGCTGAGGCAGATCTCGGAGGAGCACACGCCGGGGGCCCTGGAGGCCCACTTCGTGCCGCTGCTGAAGCGTCTGGCCGGCGGCGACTGGTTCACTTCACGCGCCTCGGCCTGCGGCCTGTTCGGCGCCTGCTACCCTAGGGCCTCGAGCCCCGTCAGGGCCGAGATCCGGCA GCACTTCCGTTCCCTGTGCGCCGACGACACGCCCATGGTCCGGCGCGCTGCCGCTTCCAAACTCGGAGAATTCGCCAAAGTCCTGGAGAGCGAAAACATCAAAAGCGAAATTGTCCCCCTGTTCACCAGTCTGGCTTCAGACGAGCAG GATTCGGTGCGCCTCCTGGCAGTGGAAGCCGGCGTGAACATCGCCCGGCTGCTGGGCCGGGAGGACTTGGAGGCGCTGGTGATGCCCACGCTGCGGCAGGCCGCGGAGGACAAGTCCTGGCGGGTGCGCTACATGGTGGCCGACAAGTTTTCGGAG CTCCAGAAAGCGGTAGGTCCAGAGATCACCCAGAGCGACCTGATCCCGGCTTTCCAGAATCTCCTGAAGGACTGCGAGGCCGAGGTCCGTGCCGTCGCCGCCCACAAGGTCAAAG AGCTCTGTGAGAACCTGCCGCCTGACGGTAGAGAGACCATCGTGATGAATCACATTCTGCCCTATGTCAAG GAATTGGTATCCGACACCAATGAGCACGTCAAATCTGCCCTGGCCTCAGTTATCATGGGCCTGTCGACCATCATAGGCAAAGAGAACACCATCGagcatctcctccccctcttcttagCGCAGCTGAAGGACGAG TGCCCCGAGGTGCGGCTGAACATCATCTCGAACCTGGACTGCGTGAACGAGGTGATTGGCATCGGCCAGCTGTCGCAGTCGCTGCTCCCTGCCATCGTGGAGCTGGCCGAGGACGCCAAGTGGCGCGTGCGCCTGGCCATCATCGAGTACATGCCCCTGCTGGCCGGTCAGCTG GGGGTGGAGTTGTTTGAGGAGAAGCTGAACGCGCTGTGCATGGCCTGGCTGGTGGACCACG TGTTCGCCATTCGAGAAGCGGCCACGAGCAACCTGATGCGGCTGGTGGAGAAGTTCGGGGCCGACTGGGCCCAGAGGGTCATCGTGCCCAAGGTGCTGGTGATGGCCGACGACACCAACTACCTGCACAGGATGACCACGCTCTTCTGCGTCAAC gcTCTCTCTGAAGCCTGTGGTCGGGAAATAACCACCAAGCAGATGCTGCCCATTGTATTAAAGATGGCAGGGGACCAAGTAGCGAACGTTCGCTTCAACGTGGCCAAATCTCTCCAGAAAATCGGACCGATCCTGGACAGCGG AGCGCTGCAGGGGGAGGTGAAGCCGGTGCTGCACAAGTTGGGGCAGGATGAGGACATGGACGTCAAGTATTTTGCTCAGGAAGCCATAAGTG TTCTCGCCTTGGCATGA
- the PPP2R1B gene encoding serine/threonine-protein phosphatase 2A 65 kDa regulatory subunit A beta isoform isoform X2, which produces MMKTRCSWPLLSSWETSPCWWEAPTTPTAFWHFRSLCADDTPMVRRAAASKLGEFAKVLESENIKSEIVPLFTSLASDEQDSVRLLAVEAGVNIARLLGREDLEALVMPTLRQAAEDKSWRVRYMVADKFSELQKAVGPEITQSDLIPAFQNLLKDCEAEVRAVAAHKVKELCENLPPDGRETIVMNHILPYVKELVSDTNEHVKSALASVIMGLSTIIGKENTIEHLLPLFLAQLKDECPEVRLNIISNLDCVNEVIGIGQLSQSLLPAIVELAEDAKWRVRLAIIEYMPLLAGQLGVELFEEKLNALCMAWLVDHVFAIREAATSNLMRLVEKFGADWAQRVIVPKVLVMADDTNYLHRMTTLFCVNALSEACGREITTKQMLPIVLKMAGDQVANVRFNVAKSLQKIGPILDSGALQGEVKPVLHKLGQDEDMDVKYFAQEAISVLALA; this is translated from the exons ATGATGAAGACGAGGTGCTCTTGGCCCTTGCTGAGCAGCTGGGAAACTTCACCTTGCTGGTGGGAGGCCCCGACTACGCCCACTGCCTTCTG GCACTTCCGTTCCCTGTGCGCCGACGACACGCCCATGGTCCGGCGCGCTGCCGCTTCCAAACTCGGAGAATTCGCCAAAGTCCTGGAGAGCGAAAACATCAAAAGCGAAATTGTCCCCCTGTTCACCAGTCTGGCTTCAGACGAGCAG GATTCGGTGCGCCTCCTGGCAGTGGAAGCCGGCGTGAACATCGCCCGGCTGCTGGGCCGGGAGGACTTGGAGGCGCTGGTGATGCCCACGCTGCGGCAGGCCGCGGAGGACAAGTCCTGGCGGGTGCGCTACATGGTGGCCGACAAGTTTTCGGAG CTCCAGAAAGCGGTAGGTCCAGAGATCACCCAGAGCGACCTGATCCCGGCTTTCCAGAATCTCCTGAAGGACTGCGAGGCCGAGGTCCGTGCCGTCGCCGCCCACAAGGTCAAAG AGCTCTGTGAGAACCTGCCGCCTGACGGTAGAGAGACCATCGTGATGAATCACATTCTGCCCTATGTCAAG GAATTGGTATCCGACACCAATGAGCACGTCAAATCTGCCCTGGCCTCAGTTATCATGGGCCTGTCGACCATCATAGGCAAAGAGAACACCATCGagcatctcctccccctcttcttagCGCAGCTGAAGGACGAG TGCCCCGAGGTGCGGCTGAACATCATCTCGAACCTGGACTGCGTGAACGAGGTGATTGGCATCGGCCAGCTGTCGCAGTCGCTGCTCCCTGCCATCGTGGAGCTGGCCGAGGACGCCAAGTGGCGCGTGCGCCTGGCCATCATCGAGTACATGCCCCTGCTGGCCGGTCAGCTG GGGGTGGAGTTGTTTGAGGAGAAGCTGAACGCGCTGTGCATGGCCTGGCTGGTGGACCACG TGTTCGCCATTCGAGAAGCGGCCACGAGCAACCTGATGCGGCTGGTGGAGAAGTTCGGGGCCGACTGGGCCCAGAGGGTCATCGTGCCCAAGGTGCTGGTGATGGCCGACGACACCAACTACCTGCACAGGATGACCACGCTCTTCTGCGTCAAC gcTCTCTCTGAAGCCTGTGGTCGGGAAATAACCACCAAGCAGATGCTGCCCATTGTATTAAAGATGGCAGGGGACCAAGTAGCGAACGTTCGCTTCAACGTGGCCAAATCTCTCCAGAAAATCGGACCGATCCTGGACAGCGG AGCGCTGCAGGGGGAGGTGAAGCCGGTGCTGCACAAGTTGGGGCAGGATGAGGACATGGACGTCAAGTATTTTGCTCAGGAAGCCATAAGTG TTCTCGCCTTGGCATGA